In Mycobacterium tuberculosis H37Rv, a single window of DNA contains:
- a CDS encoding KsdD-like steroid dehydrogenase, translating to MALTCTDMSDAVAGSDAEGLTADAIVVGAGLAGLVAACELADRGLRVLILDQENRANVGGQAFWSFGGLFLVNSPEQRRLGIRDSHELALQDWLGTAAFDRPEDYWPEQWAHAYVDFAAGEKRSWLRARGLKIFPLVGWAERGGYDAQGHGNSVPRFHITWGTGPALVDIFVRQLRDRPTVRFAHRHQVDKLIVEGNAVTGVRGTVLEPSDEPRGAPSSRKSVGKFEFRASAVIVASGGIGGNHELVRKNWPRRMGRIPKQLLSGVPAHVDGRMIGIAQKAGAAVINPDRMWHYTEGITNYDPIWPRHGIRIIPGPSSLWLDAAGKRLPVPLFPGFDTLGTLEYITKSGHDYTWFVLNAKIIEKEFALSGQEQNPDLTGRRLGQLLRSRAHAGPPGPVQAFIDRGVDCVHANSLRELVAAMNELPDVVPLDYETVAAAVTARDREVVNKYSKDGQITAIRAARRYRGDRFGRVVAPHRLTDPKAGPLIAVKLHILTRKTLGGIETDLDARVLKADGTPLAGLYAAGEVAGFGGGGVHGYRALEGTFLGGCIFSGRAAGRGAAEDIR from the coding sequence GTGGCGTTAACCTGTACCGACATGAGCGATGCTGTAGCCGGTTCAGATGCCGAGGGGCTCACCGCTGATGCCATTGTCGTGGGAGCCGGATTAGCGGGCCTGGTAGCCGCTTGTGAGTTGGCCGACCGCGGCCTACGGGTGCTGATCCTCGACCAGGAGAATCGGGCCAACGTGGGCGGGCAGGCCTTCTGGTCGTTCGGCGGTTTGTTCTTGGTCAACAGTCCCGAGCAGCGCCGCTTGGGCATCCGTGATAGCCATGAGCTTGCTCTGCAGGATTGGCTGGGGACGGCGGCGTTCGACCGGCCCGAGGACTACTGGCCCGAACAATGGGCGCATGCTTACGTCGATTTCGCGGCGGGGGAGAAGCGCAGCTGGCTGCGGGCCCGCGGGCTGAAGATCTTTCCGCTGGTGGGCTGGGCCGAGCGTGGTGGTTACGACGCGCAGGGGCACGGCAACTCGGTGCCCCGTTTCCACATCACCTGGGGTACTGGGCCGGCTCTGGTCGACATATTCGTGCGTCAGCTGCGTGATCGCCCCACGGTGCGCTTTGCGCACCGCCACCAGGTCGACAAACTGATCGTCGAGGGTAACGCGGTGACAGGCGTTCGGGGTACCGTGCTGGAGCCCTCGGATGAGCCGCGCGGCGCGCCTTCGTCGCGAAAGTCTGTGGGGAAATTCGAGTTTCGCGCGTCAGCGGTGATCGTCGCCAGTGGTGGTATCGGTGGCAATCATGAGCTGGTGCGCAAAAACTGGCCGAGACGGATGGGCCGCATTCCCAAGCAACTGTTGAGCGGGGTGCCCGCGCACGTTGATGGCAGGATGATCGGCATCGCTCAAAAGGCCGGGGCTGCGGTGATCAATCCGGACCGGATGTGGCATTACACCGAAGGCATTACCAACTACGACCCGATCTGGCCGCGGCACGGTATCCGGATTATTCCGGGGCCGTCGTCGCTATGGCTGGATGCCGCGGGCAAGCGGTTGCCGGTACCGTTGTTTCCCGGGTTCGACACCCTCGGCACATTGGAGTACATCACCAAGTCTGGACATGACTACACCTGGTTCGTGTTGAATGCCAAGATAATCGAGAAGGAATTCGCGCTGTCCGGTCAGGAGCAGAACCCTGACTTGACCGGTCGGCGCCTGGGCCAGCTGTTGCGCTCTCGGGCTCACGCCGGCCCGCCCGGACCGGTGCAGGCATTCATCGATCGTGGTGTGGACTGCGTCCACGCGAACTCGTTGCGCGAGTTGGTGGCCGCGATGAACGAGTTGCCCGATGTGGTGCCGCTGGACTACGAGACGGTGGCAGCCGCGGTCACTGCGCGCGATCGTGAGGTGGTCAATAAGTACAGCAAGGATGGACAGATCACCGCGATTCGTGCCGCTCGCCGCTACCGAGGCGACCGATTTGGCCGGGTGGTGGCGCCACATCGGTTGACCGATCCGAAGGCCGGGCCGCTGATCGCGGTCAAGCTGCACATCCTGACTCGAAAGACGTTGGGTGGCATCGAAACTGACTTAGATGCTCGGGTGCTCAAGGCCGACGGTACGCCACTGGCCGGGTTGTATGCAGCCGGCGAGGTCGCCGGGTTCGGCGGGGGCGGTGTCCATGGCTACCGGGCCTTGGAGGGCACCTTCCTGGGTGGATGCATATTTTCCGGCCGCGCTGCCGGCCGCGGGGCCGCCGAGGATATCCGCTAG
- the emrB gene encoding multidrug resistance protein EmrB (integral membrane efflux): MLGNAMVEACPAEGDAPVPITPAGRPRSGQRSYPDRLDVGLLRTAGVCVLASVMAHVDVTVVSVAQRTFVADFGSTQAVVAWTMTGYMLALATVIPTAGWAADRFGTRRLFMGSVLAFTLGSLLCAVAPNILLLIIFRVVQGFGGGMLTPVSFAILAREAGPKRLGRVMAVVGIPMLLGPVGGPILGGWLIGAYGWRWIFLVNLPVGLSALVLAAIVFPRDRPAASENFDYMGLLLLSPGLATFLFGVSSSPARGTMADRHVLIPAITGLALIAAFVAHSWYRTEHPLIDMRLFQNRAVAQANMTMTVLSLGLFGSFLLLPSYLQQVLHQSPMQSGVHIIPQGLGAMLAMPIAGAMMDRRGPAKIVLVGIMLIAAGLGTFAFGVARQADYLPILPTGLAIMGMGMGCSMMPLSGAAVQTLAPHQIARGSTLISVNQQVGGSIGTALMSVLLTYQFNHSEIIATAKKVALTPESGAGRGAAVDPSSLPRQTNFAAQLLHDLSHAYAVVFVIATALVVSTLIPAAFLPKQQASHRRAPLLSA, encoded by the coding sequence ATGCTCGGCAACGCCATGGTTGAAGCGTGTCCCGCGGAAGGCGATGCCCCGGTGCCCATCACCCCCGCGGGGCGGCCCCGCTCTGGCCAACGCAGCTATCCCGATAGGCTCGATGTGGGGTTGCTTCGGACCGCCGGAGTGTGTGTCCTGGCCTCGGTGATGGCACATGTGGACGTCACCGTGGTCAGCGTCGCGCAACGCACCTTCGTTGCCGATTTCGGGTCCACCCAGGCCGTCGTGGCCTGGACCATGACCGGCTACATGCTCGCGTTGGCCACTGTGATCCCGACAGCCGGTTGGGCGGCCGACCGGTTCGGCACCAGGCGGCTTTTCATGGGTTCGGTATTGGCGTTCACCCTCGGCTCACTGCTGTGCGCAGTAGCACCAAACATCTTGCTGCTCATCATATTTCGTGTTGTCCAGGGTTTCGGTGGGGGCATGCTGACGCCGGTGTCCTTTGCCATCTTGGCCCGTGAGGCGGGCCCGAAGCGGCTGGGGCGCGTGATGGCGGTGGTGGGCATTCCGATGCTGCTCGGCCCGGTCGGTGGGCCGATCCTGGGTGGTTGGCTCATCGGGGCCTACGGCTGGCGTTGGATTTTCTTGGTCAACCTGCCGGTCGGGCTGTCCGCGCTCGTCTTGGCGGCGATCGTGTTCCCAAGAGATCGCCCGGCAGCGTCGGAAAACTTCGACTACATGGGCCTCTTGTTGCTGTCGCCGGGCCTGGCGACCTTCCTGTTCGGGGTGTCATCTAGCCCCGCCCGTGGAACGATGGCCGATCGGCACGTGTTGATACCGGCGATCACCGGCCTGGCGTTGATCGCGGCATTCGTCGCACATTCGTGGTACCGCACAGAACATCCGCTCATAGACATGCGCTTGTTCCAGAACCGAGCGGTCGCGCAGGCCAACATGACGATGACGGTGCTCTCCCTCGGGCTGTTTGGCTCCTTCTTGCTGCTCCCGAGCTACCTCCAGCAAGTGTTGCACCAATCACCGATGCAATCGGGGGTGCATATCATCCCACAGGGCCTCGGTGCCATGCTGGCGATGCCGATCGCCGGAGCGATGATGGACCGACGGGGACCGGCCAAGATCGTGCTGGTTGGGATCATGCTGATCGCTGCGGGGTTGGGCACCTTCGCCTTTGGTGTCGCGCGGCAAGCGGACTACTTACCCATTCTGCCGACCGGGCTGGCAATCATGGGCATGGGCATGGGCTGCTCCATGATGCCACTGTCCGGGGCGGCAGTGCAGACCCTGGCCCCACATCAGATCGCTCGCGGTTCGACGCTGATCAGCGTCAACCAGCAGGTGGGCGGTTCGATAGGGACCGCACTGATGTCGGTGCTGCTCACCTACCAGTTCAATCACAGCGAAATCATCGCTACTGCAAAGAAAGTCGCACTGACCCCAGAGAGTGGCGCCGGGCGGGGGGCGGCGGTTGACCCTTCCTCGCTACCGCGCCAAACCAACTTCGCGGCCCAACTGCTGCATGACCTTTCGCACGCCTACGCGGTGGTATTCGTGATAGCGACCGCGCTAGTGGTCTCGACGCTGATCCCCGCGGCATTCCTGCCGAAACAGCAGGCTAGTCATCGAAGAGCACCGTTGCTATCCGCATGA
- the purQ gene encoding phosphoribosylformylglycinamidine synthase (FGAM synthase I. Belongs to type-1 glutamine amidotransferases.) — protein sequence MTARIGVVTFPGTLDDVDAARAARQVGAEVVSLWHADADLKGVDAVVVPGGFSYGDYLRAGAIARFAPVMDEVVAAADRGMPVLGICNGFQVLCEAGLLPGALTRNVGLHFICRDVWLRVASTSTAWTSRFEPDADLLVPLKSGEGRYVAPEKVLDELEGEGRVVFRYHDNVNGSLRDIAGICSANGRVVGLMPHPEHAIEALTGPSDDGLGLFYSALDAVLTG from the coding sequence GTGACGGCGCGCATCGGTGTCGTCACGTTTCCCGGCACGCTCGACGACGTCGACGCCGCGCGCGCGGCGCGGCAGGTGGGCGCCGAGGTGGTCAGCCTGTGGCATGCCGACGCCGACCTTAAGGGTGTCGACGCCGTAGTGGTGCCCGGCGGATTTTCCTACGGTGACTACCTCCGGGCCGGAGCGATCGCCAGATTCGCTCCGGTGATGGACGAAGTGGTAGCTGCCGCGGACCGCGGCATGCCGGTGTTGGGGATTTGCAACGGCTTTCAGGTGCTGTGTGAGGCCGGGCTACTACCTGGTGCCCTGACCCGCAACGTGGGATTGCACTTCATCTGCCGGGATGTGTGGCTGCGGGTAGCGTCGACGTCGACGGCGTGGACATCGCGTTTCGAGCCTGACGCCGACCTGTTGGTTCCGCTGAAGTCCGGCGAGGGCCGTTACGTGGCGCCGGAGAAGGTGCTTGACGAACTAGAAGGCGAAGGCCGGGTGGTGTTCCGCTACCATGACAACGTCAACGGCTCGCTGCGCGACATCGCCGGCATCTGCTCAGCCAACGGCCGTGTCGTCGGCCTGATGCCGCACCCCGAACATGCGATTGAAGCGTTGACCGGGCCGTCCGACGACGGACTGGGTCTGTTCTATTCAGCGCTGGATGCCGTTCTGACGGGCTGA